Proteins encoded within one genomic window of Armatimonadota bacterium:
- a CDS encoding tetratricopeptide repeat protein, which yields MKRPIPILAILFLCLQVVVFAQETTEPARADRFQAALDYYQKGDIQSAITELQTVLKDSPDDALALSWLGFLYLKQGRAEDAIRELEKSVEKAHTAEAYNNLGNAYLAKGDVDKAIKAYETVLSLDSTRTETLHNLANLLMKQKRFDDAEKRYLQVVQAIPNDARIYTNLGYIYFQRSEWDKAVDAYQKAASLVPEDAQAQFNLGLALYRKGNQDEAALALEKSLELDPTNYSAYVTLGEIYLNKGLIDKATAKFAKASELRPTEFVPHHNLAVLYAKQGNYDLAIREGQEALKIQPNDLGAINNLGWIYYKKGDFENAITQFKKAISINRNYAVAHSNLAVIYQETGKKSEAIASWSEVLRIEPKNVTAAVSLGNLRFAAGQLRLAGIAYRQAYNSDPTNPHALNGLGLVAERTGKLDEAIEWYTKAIAANPNFAIAYNNMGVAYEKKKLRDQALSCYKKAVEIDPNYTDAKANLSRLSGK from the coding sequence TTGAAACGACCTATTCCCATCCTTGCAATTTTGTTTTTATGTCTGCAGGTTGTTGTTTTTGCACAAGAGACAACTGAGCCTGCAAGGGCAGACCGTTTCCAGGCGGCTTTGGATTATTACCAAAAAGGTGATATTCAATCGGCGATTACCGAATTGCAAACAGTTCTTAAGGACTCGCCTGATGATGCGCTCGCTTTGAGTTGGCTTGGGTTTCTATACTTGAAGCAGGGTCGTGCTGAAGATGCAATTCGGGAGCTAGAGAAGTCTGTAGAAAAAGCACACACGGCTGAGGCTTATAATAACCTTGGTAATGCTTATCTGGCAAAAGGTGATGTTGACAAGGCGATTAAGGCTTACGAAACCGTACTTTCGCTGGATTCGACAAGAACGGAGACGCTCCATAATCTCGCCAATCTTTTAATGAAACAAAAACGCTTCGACGATGCTGAGAAGAGATACTTGCAGGTTGTTCAGGCTATCCCTAATGATGCTCGGATTTACACTAATTTAGGATATATTTATTTTCAAAGGTCAGAATGGGATAAGGCAGTTGATGCGTATCAAAAAGCCGCTTCTCTTGTTCCAGAAGATGCCCAGGCGCAGTTTAATCTTGGGCTGGCGTTGTATAGGAAAGGTAATCAGGATGAGGCGGCTTTAGCTTTGGAAAAGTCGTTGGAACTTGACCCAACCAACTATTCAGCATACGTCACGCTTGGAGAAATATATTTGAATAAAGGCTTGATTGATAAGGCGACTGCAAAATTCGCAAAAGCCTCAGAGCTTAGGCCTACGGAGTTTGTTCCACATCATAACCTCGCTGTTCTATATGCGAAACAAGGTAACTACGATTTGGCAATACGTGAAGGGCAAGAAGCGTTGAAAATTCAGCCAAATGATCTAGGAGCTATAAATAATTTAGGCTGGATTTACTATAAGAAAGGCGACTTTGAAAATGCAATTACGCAGTTTAAAAAAGCCATTTCAATAAACCGAAATTATGCAGTTGCGCACAGCAACCTTGCTGTAATTTATCAAGAAACAGGGAAAAAGTCAGAAGCTATTGCCAGCTGGTCTGAGGTTCTTCGAATAGAACCAAAGAACGTTACAGCCGCAGTCTCATTGGGTAACCTCCGCTTTGCTGCTGGCCAGTTGCGGCTTGCGGGTATTGCGTACAGGCAGGCATATAACAGCGATCCAACGAATCCTCATGCATTAAATGGCCTTGGGCTTGTAGCTGAGCGAACAGGTAAGCTTGATGAGGCAATTGAGTGGTATACAAAAGCTATTGCTGCCAACCCTAATTTTGCGATAGCTTACAATAACATGGGCGTAGCATACGAAAAGAAAAAACTACGTGACCAGGCTCTCTCTTGTTATAAAAAAGCAGTAGAAATTGATCCGAACTATACCGACGCAAAAGCTAATTTAAGCCGCTTAAGTGGTAAATAA
- a CDS encoding NAD(+)/NADH kinase → MISVAIILNPEIDTARRLGLEIVNLLEKQRVFVIAEHDAALAMGRPDLSRAEEELAKTDFAVVLGGDGTLLRASRIMTPHGVPMLGIRLGKFGFLTDVEPCDARAAVLRMLNGEYTIDERMVLRTDVRRDGKRIEHWFALNDVVVAKGPLARMLRLGTCVSEKYISTYAADGIIIASPTGSTAYSLSAGGPIVAPDLNVLIVTPICPHTLSARSLVVSNKETVHVKVESDPGDVVMVTVDGQVGMPLEPGDEVVVGEAHVRAKLISVTPTTFYDKLQTRLKWGDRFDL, encoded by the coding sequence ATGATATCTGTAGCGATTATTTTAAACCCAGAGATTGACACCGCACGCCGGCTTGGGCTCGAAATCGTAAATCTCCTCGAGAAACAGCGAGTGTTTGTAATTGCGGAGCATGATGCGGCATTGGCGATGGGACGACCGGACCTTTCACGTGCTGAAGAGGAGCTTGCAAAAACAGATTTTGCCGTGGTTTTGGGTGGAGATGGAACATTGCTTCGCGCAAGTCGAATAATGACTCCGCATGGCGTACCTATGCTTGGCATACGATTGGGCAAGTTTGGTTTTTTGACCGATGTCGAACCGTGCGATGCTCGTGCGGCCGTGTTGCGCATGCTGAACGGAGAATACACAATTGACGAGCGGATGGTTTTGCGGACGGATGTGCGCCGTGATGGAAAGCGTATAGAACACTGGTTTGCCTTAAATGATGTTGTAGTAGCAAAGGGTCCACTTGCCCGAATGCTTAGGCTCGGTACATGCGTCTCAGAGAAGTATATATCCACTTATGCTGCAGATGGCATAATTATTGCATCACCAACTGGCTCAACGGCATATTCTCTTTCAGCTGGCGGCCCAATAGTAGCACCAGACTTGAACGTTTTAATCGTAACCCCAATATGTCCACACACGCTGAGTGCAAGGTCTTTGGTTGTTTCCAATAAAGAGACAGTCCATGTGAAAGTTGAAAGCGACCCAGGGGATGTGGTTATGGTTACAGTAGATGGACAAGTAGGTATGCCACTGGAACCCGGCGACGAGGTAGTTGTTGGGGAAGCGCATGTGCGAGCAAAGCTGATTTCAGTGACACCTACTACCTTCTACGATAAACTACAAACTAGGTTGAAGTGGGGCGACCGTTTCGACCTGTGA
- the recN gene encoding DNA repair protein RecN, with protein MIEHLHIEDYAVIDKLDLELGDGLNILTGETGAGKSVIVDAINMVLGERVDSEVIRTGADKAVVEAVLLVDRSPLALKALEAAGLEAEDGRIIICREIHKSGRSQCRINGRAATIALLKEITDSLVDIHGQHEHQSILRPESQIEILDNWCGDEVLSLRAEVGEKFAILRRLKDELRQLKSEEQERARNIDIYRFQIDEIEKAALSPGEEEELLADKIRLANAERLHSMTSLAYEAIGNRSSECCALDKLGEAVAALEGISEVDSNLQPLVESLQNALYQVEDIARELRSYRDSIEFNPARLEAIQERIDLIRALKRKYGDTEQAVIDYAQQLKSKLELLANSEERSKELVAEIERLESELTQKAKALSDLHKKGGEKFTKAIVSELVELGMPNAVFQVSQERKEIDSLGIDKIEFLFSANTGEPPKPLVKIASGGEISRVMLAIKSVSATADRTPTLIFDEIDVGIGGRTAEVIGQKLDTLASKSQVICITHLPQIACRAGKHFGIEKEVSGGRTVVRVRPLTYEERVAELSRMLGGASPSPTAIQHAREMLAMKSTDT; from the coding sequence ATGATTGAGCATCTTCATATTGAAGACTATGCGGTAATAGACAAGCTGGATTTAGAGCTTGGTGATGGCTTAAACATACTCACTGGCGAAACCGGCGCAGGCAAATCGGTTATCGTTGATGCTATTAATATGGTGCTCGGAGAGCGTGTAGATTCAGAGGTTATTAGGACCGGCGCCGATAAAGCCGTCGTTGAGGCAGTCCTATTAGTTGATAGGTCTCCTTTGGCACTAAAGGCTCTTGAAGCAGCCGGTTTGGAAGCAGAAGATGGTAGAATTATAATTTGCCGTGAAATTCATAAGTCAGGCAGGAGCCAGTGCCGAATCAACGGAAGAGCGGCAACTATTGCCCTTCTAAAAGAGATAACCGATAGTCTGGTTGACATTCACGGACAGCATGAGCATCAGAGCATTCTACGGCCAGAATCGCAAATAGAGATACTAGACAATTGGTGTGGCGACGAAGTACTGTCATTAAGGGCGGAAGTAGGCGAAAAATTTGCTATTCTTCGGCGACTTAAAGACGAACTTCGCCAATTAAAAAGCGAGGAACAGGAACGTGCGCGGAATATAGATATCTATAGGTTTCAAATAGATGAAATAGAAAAAGCCGCTCTATCGCCTGGGGAGGAAGAGGAACTGCTAGCAGATAAAATCAGACTTGCGAATGCAGAGCGCCTTCATTCTATGACTTCCCTTGCATATGAAGCTATTGGCAATAGGTCAAGTGAATGCTGTGCGTTGGATAAACTTGGTGAGGCAGTTGCCGCTCTCGAGGGGATTTCGGAGGTTGATTCAAATCTGCAGCCGCTCGTAGAATCGCTCCAAAATGCTTTGTACCAGGTTGAAGATATAGCACGCGAGCTCAGGAGTTATCGGGACTCAATAGAATTCAACCCTGCACGTTTGGAAGCTATTCAAGAACGCATAGACCTCATTAGGGCGCTTAAACGTAAATATGGTGATACTGAGCAGGCTGTTATTGATTATGCCCAGCAACTAAAAAGCAAACTCGAATTGCTTGCAAATAGTGAGGAGCGGTCAAAAGAATTAGTTGCCGAGATTGAGCGTCTGGAATCGGAATTAACGCAAAAAGCCAAAGCACTTTCAGATTTGCATAAGAAAGGCGGAGAAAAATTTACAAAGGCAATCGTTAGCGAACTTGTCGAACTTGGCATGCCAAATGCTGTTTTTCAGGTTTCGCAAGAACGGAAAGAAATTGATTCTTTAGGCATTGATAAAATCGAATTTCTGTTTTCCGCCAATACTGGGGAGCCGCCAAAGCCTCTTGTTAAAATTGCATCCGGAGGCGAAATATCACGAGTAATGCTGGCAATAAAATCAGTTTCTGCTACAGCAGATAGAACCCCAACGCTAATATTTGACGAAATTGATGTTGGTATTGGGGGTCGAACAGCGGAAGTCATAGGTCAGAAGCTAGACACTTTGGCTAGTAAAAGTCAGGTTATATGCATAACTCATCTGCCACAGATTGCCTGCCGAGCTGGAAAACATTTTGGAATAGAAAAGGAAGTTTCAGGCGGGCGAACGGTTGTACGAGTTCGTCCTCTAACTTATGAGGAACGAGTGGCGGAGCTTTCTCGGATGCTTGGAGGCGCTAGCCCTTCTCCAACTGCCATTCAGCATGCCCGGGAAATGCTTGCTATGAAAAGCACTGACACATAA
- the steA gene encoding putative cytokinetic ring protein SteA, whose protein sequence is MAKITSIARVDKKTKHLAQRLRKGEIAVIDHQDLDSTCARMLVDCKAAAVINASKSISGRYPNTGPSILLSAGIPIIDNVGKEIMDVVSEGDKLLIDGETIYKNGVVVGIGKLLSTEEVNRMMEESRSNLAVELEKFVQNTLRYIEEEKFLILDPVEVPELKTKIAGRHALIVVRGEGYKEDLAIIKSYLQDVKPVLIAVDGGADALLEFGFKPDLIVGDMDSVSDEALKCGAEIVVHAYGNGKAPGLARVKELGLKAAVFPLQGTSEDMAMMLAYEKGADLIVAVGTHSSLIDFLDKGRAGMASTFLTRLKIGSKLVDAKGVSKLYRREPKLKELLALVLSALAVVFVIAFQSPAFRTWVGLIFFKLRKLLGF, encoded by the coding sequence ATGGCTAAAATTACGTCAATAGCTAGGGTTGACAAAAAGACAAAGCATTTGGCTCAAAGGCTTAGGAAAGGTGAAATAGCTGTTATTGACCACCAAGACCTTGACTCGACTTGCGCGCGGATGCTTGTTGATTGCAAGGCTGCGGCAGTGATAAACGCAAGCAAATCCATCTCTGGAAGATATCCAAATACCGGTCCAAGCATTCTCCTTTCTGCTGGCATTCCAATCATAGACAACGTTGGCAAGGAGATTATGGACGTCGTTTCGGAGGGCGACAAATTATTAATTGATGGCGAGACTATCTATAAGAATGGGGTAGTAGTTGGCATTGGAAAGTTGCTGTCTACTGAAGAAGTCAATCGTATGATGGAAGAATCTCGTAGCAATCTTGCTGTCGAGCTTGAGAAATTCGTTCAAAATACCCTGCGGTACATTGAGGAAGAAAAATTTCTAATCCTTGACCCAGTTGAGGTACCAGAATTAAAAACCAAAATTGCCGGCCGCCATGCGCTCATCGTAGTTCGGGGCGAAGGTTACAAGGAGGATTTGGCTATCATAAAATCGTATCTTCAAGATGTAAAGCCTGTCCTAATTGCTGTTGACGGCGGTGCAGACGCCCTGCTTGAATTCGGATTTAAGCCTGATTTAATAGTTGGTGATATGGATTCGGTGAGCGATGAAGCATTGAAATGTGGCGCAGAAATTGTTGTGCATGCGTATGGGAATGGAAAAGCTCCAGGTCTTGCAAGGGTGAAAGAGCTTGGTTTAAAAGCCGCAGTATTTCCACTGCAAGGTACAAGCGAAGACATGGCGATGATGTTAGCTTATGAAAAGGGCGCTGATCTTATCGTTGCGGTTGGGACGCACTCTAGTCTTATTGACTTTTTAGATAAGGGCAGAGCGGGTATGGCAAGCACATTTCTTACCCGCTTGAAAATAGGGTCAAAGCTTGTAGATGCAAAAGGAGTAAGCAAGCTTTACCGACGAGAACCAAAATTAAAAGAATTGCTTGCCCTTGTGTTGTCTGCTTTAGCTGTAGTTTTTGTAATCGCTTTTCAATCCCCAGCTTTTCGTACATGGGTTGGATTAATATTCTTCAAGCTTAGAAAACTGCTCGGCTTTTAG
- a CDS encoding copper transporter: MPIDFRYHLTSLVAVFLALALGILLGSNFIAGSSVERQVAKRLEQQFSQLQAENRSQQRTISNLNELIRKSEEFERSVLPALVAGHLAGRRIAIIQAGDYMEAAQSAKTALETAGAEVISVTTISDLSVDSAVTRAARAVELIAGEYNLRDPIRRAIEIIAKCVVNGSHQDGIDVLEQKGLIAASGDYNRRVSTVVIVGGSKDKEDKSSSKVIFVLIDALKAFNVVAVGCEPYQVGFSSIPTFQKKQIPTVDNVDMPMGQVALVFAITEGKGSFGIKKSAEQILPHYFGTKQWRKGYPR; encoded by the coding sequence TTGCCAATAGACTTTAGGTATCATCTCACCAGCTTGGTTGCGGTATTTCTTGCGCTAGCGCTAGGCATTCTCCTAGGAAGCAATTTTATTGCCGGTTCTTCTGTTGAGAGGCAAGTGGCAAAAAGATTAGAACAGCAGTTTTCTCAGTTACAAGCCGAGAACAGAAGCCAGCAGCGAACAATCTCTAACCTTAATGAATTAATAAGAAAAAGTGAGGAGTTTGAGCGAAGTGTATTGCCAGCGCTTGTCGCGGGTCACCTTGCAGGGCGTAGAATTGCTATTATCCAAGCTGGAGATTACATGGAAGCCGCACAAAGTGCAAAGACCGCGCTTGAGACTGCAGGTGCCGAAGTAATTTCAGTTACTACAATTTCAGACCTTTCAGTGGATTCTGCTGTTACCAGGGCGGCAAGAGCTGTGGAATTAATAGCGGGCGAGTATAATTTGCGCGATCCCATCCGAAGAGCTATCGAAATCATTGCCAAGTGTGTGGTGAATGGCTCGCATCAAGACGGAATAGATGTATTGGAGCAGAAAGGTTTAATTGCTGCTTCAGGCGACTACAATCGCAGGGTTTCAACTGTGGTGATCGTCGGTGGTAGCAAAGACAAAGAAGACAAGTCCTCCTCAAAGGTAATATTTGTCCTCATTGATGCTTTAAAGGCTTTCAATGTTGTGGCTGTAGGATGCGAACCTTACCAAGTTGGTTTTTCTTCTATACCAACCTTCCAAAAGAAACAAATTCCCACTGTAGACAATGTTGACATGCCGATGGGTCAAGTTGCCCTTGTGTTTGCAATAACTGAGGGCAAAGGAAGCTTCGGCATAAAAAAGTCAGCTGAGCAAATTCTCCCACATTATTTTGGAACAAAACAATGGCGAAAAGGATATCCGCGCTAA
- a CDS encoding glycosyltransferase family 2 protein, producing MAKRISALIPAYNEADVIAQTVRAALDIPGVSEVLVVDDGSKDDTAEVARSAGAHQVIKLTHNIGKGGALNRGWKQCKGEILLLLDADLGYSASEGIKLLEPVLKDEADMAIAMLSGLPPEKTNSDMPILSPRSKGFGLVVKTARFGIMLLTRRKMQAPLAGPRALKREIVERIGGFNSRFGIEVGLTIDALRMGYRVIEVPVDMVHRASGRDLRGFIHRGRQFLDVVLTLMRKTFRL from the coding sequence ATGGCGAAAAGGATATCCGCGCTAATTCCTGCATACAACGAAGCTGATGTAATCGCCCAAACCGTCAGGGCGGCGCTCGATATCCCAGGTGTTTCAGAAGTGTTAGTAGTTGACGATGGCTCAAAGGACGACACCGCGGAAGTTGCGCGCTCTGCTGGCGCCCACCAAGTTATTAAACTCACTCATAACATAGGCAAGGGAGGTGCGCTAAACAGAGGGTGGAAACAGTGTAAAGGTGAGATACTTCTACTTTTAGATGCTGACCTTGGATATTCTGCTTCAGAAGGGATTAAGCTTCTTGAGCCCGTGTTAAAAGACGAAGCTGATATGGCGATTGCTATGCTTTCTGGTTTGCCGCCTGAAAAAACAAATAGCGATATGCCTATTCTTTCCCCAAGGAGCAAGGGATTTGGTTTGGTGGTGAAGACTGCTAGGTTCGGGATTATGTTATTAACAAGGCGCAAAATGCAGGCGCCCCTTGCAGGACCCAGAGCCTTGAAACGTGAGATTGTCGAAAGGATTGGAGGTTTTAATAGTAGGTTTGGCATAGAAGTTGGGCTTACTATAGATGCGCTTCGTATGGGTTATAGAGTAATTGAGGTTCCGGTTGATATGGTCCATCGAGCGTCTGGTCGAGATTTGCGAGGCTTTATCCACCGTGGCCGCCAGTTTTTGGATGTTGTTCTAACACTTATGAGGAAAACTTTTAGACTATGA
- a CDS encoding 4Fe-4S binding protein — MGRIVVNAERCKGCELCVHFCPKKLIYLAEGFNSKGFHPAAFMDNGECTGCTACAVMCPDVAIEVYR, encoded by the coding sequence TTGGGAAGAATAGTAGTCAATGCAGAGAGATGCAAGGGATGCGAACTTTGCGTTCACTTTTGCCCCAAAAAGTTGATTTATTTGGCAGAGGGTTTCAATAGCAAAGGCTTTCATCCGGCAGCTTTCATGGATAATGGAGAATGTACCGGATGCACCGCATGCGCTGTCATGTGCCCTGATGTAGCAATTGAGGTGTACAGGTAG
- a CDS encoding 3-methyl-2-oxobutanoate dehydrogenase subunit VorB produces the protein MTTKVLMKGNEAVVRGAIAAGCRAFFGYPITPQNEVPEYMSKYMPEAGGVFVQAESEVAAINMVYGAACAGVRAMTSSSSPGISLKMEGISYLAGAQLPCLIVNVQRGGPGLGNIAPSQSDYFQAVKGGGHGDYKMYTFAPWSVKEMFEHPSLAFEVADKYRGPAMILTDAIIGQMLEPIEIPEKIELNLPPKPWATTGAKGRGRNSITSLYIVPEDLERINLEIQANYKLATEREVRFQEFWIDDANLVLVAYGCVARISRTTMTMAREKGLKVGLFRPITLFPFPSKQLLELAKSGKHFLVVEMSAGQMVEDVRLSVNGEAEVDFYGRLGGIVPSPNEILEEVEKLLKPSLYQVMASAKTSTN, from the coding sequence ATGACAACAAAAGTTTTGATGAAGGGTAATGAAGCGGTTGTTCGTGGGGCAATTGCTGCCGGTTGCCGTGCTTTTTTTGGATATCCCATCACCCCTCAAAACGAAGTGCCCGAGTATATGTCTAAATATATGCCCGAGGCTGGCGGTGTTTTCGTACAGGCAGAAAGTGAAGTAGCGGCGATAAACATGGTTTACGGTGCTGCATGTGCAGGCGTCCGTGCAATGACATCATCATCGAGCCCTGGAATTAGTCTTAAAATGGAGGGAATCTCTTACCTTGCAGGGGCTCAACTTCCGTGCCTCATTGTAAATGTTCAGCGTGGAGGTCCCGGACTTGGCAATATAGCGCCATCGCAGTCAGACTATTTTCAAGCGGTCAAAGGCGGTGGGCATGGCGACTATAAGATGTACACCTTTGCTCCATGGTCAGTAAAGGAGATGTTTGAACATCCATCGCTTGCTTTCGAAGTAGCCGATAAATATCGCGGACCGGCTATGATTCTTACTGATGCAATAATAGGTCAAATGCTTGAGCCAATTGAAATTCCAGAAAAAATTGAGCTAAATTTGCCACCCAAACCATGGGCAACTACTGGTGCAAAGGGTAGGGGGAGGAACTCAATCACCTCTCTTTACATAGTTCCTGAGGATTTAGAGAGAATTAATTTGGAAATACAAGCGAACTATAAGCTTGCCACTGAGCGTGAGGTTAGATTTCAGGAATTCTGGATAGACGATGCCAATTTAGTATTAGTTGCATATGGATGTGTTGCAAGAATATCTCGCACAACAATGACCATGGCTCGCGAAAAAGGTTTGAAAGTTGGGCTTTTTCGGCCCATTACTCTTTTCCCATTTCCATCAAAACAATTGCTTGAGCTTGCGAAATCAGGAAAGCATTTTCTAGTTGTGGAGATGAGTGCTGGACAGATGGTAGAGGACGTTAGGCTTTCTGTAAATGGCGAAGCGGAGGTTGATTTTTATGGAAGGCTTGGCGGAATAGTGCCAAGCCCAAATGAAATCCTTGAAGAGGTGGAAAAACTCTTAAAGCCATCACTATACCAGGTCATGGCTTCGGCAAAGACCTCTACCAATTAA
- a CDS encoding thiamine pyrophosphate-dependent enzyme, which produces MKVVFSRPRALSDVTMAYCQGCTHGIAHRLVAEVIDELGILERTIGICPVGCSVFLYQYMECDMIEASHGRAPAVATGVKRVLPDRVVFTYQGDGDLAAIGTAEIIHAAARGENITVVFINNTTYGMTGGQMAPTTIPGQETTTTPGGRDPIKAGNPIKVCELLAPIEGTAYIARASLTSPANVMKAKKAIKTAFEMQLAGKGLSLVELLSSCPTQWGMPPLEALKHVDEVITPYYPLGEFKRVN; this is translated from the coding sequence ATGAAGGTTGTATTTTCGAGGCCAAGAGCATTAAGTGATGTAACGATGGCGTACTGTCAGGGGTGTACCCATGGGATTGCACACCGCTTAGTTGCTGAGGTTATTGATGAGCTTGGAATACTTGAGCGCACAATTGGCATTTGTCCAGTAGGATGCTCTGTGTTCCTTTATCAATATATGGAATGCGACATGATTGAGGCGTCACATGGGCGAGCACCGGCAGTTGCTACGGGTGTAAAAAGAGTGCTTCCTGACAGGGTTGTTTTTACTTACCAAGGCGATGGTGATCTTGCAGCTATTGGAACAGCAGAGATTATTCACGCTGCTGCAAGAGGCGAAAACATAACCGTAGTTTTTATTAATAACACAACATACGGTATGACTGGTGGCCAAATGGCACCAACCACAATACCAGGCCAGGAGACTACCACTACTCCAGGGGGACGAGATCCCATTAAAGCTGGAAACCCAATAAAAGTATGTGAGCTTCTTGCGCCTATTGAAGGGACAGCATATATTGCGCGCGCATCGCTTACAAGTCCGGCGAATGTTATGAAAGCTAAGAAGGCGATAAAAACTGCGTTCGAGATGCAGTTGGCAGGAAAGGGGCTTTCGCTGGTAGAACTTCTGTCTTCGTGTCCTACTCAATGGGGAATGCCACCTCTTGAAGCTCTTAAACATGTAGACGAAGTAATAACTCCATACTATCCGCTTGGTGAGTTCAAGAGAGTAAACTAG
- a CDS encoding alpha/beta hydrolase family protein, translating into MIELALGSESHIGNIYPFVEKQALKSEFSYSYLSGGFSNPDAWKKAAREKVFELLHYRPEKCAPNAEITERTDMGDYIREKIYFNTTPDIRVPAYVLIPKSSLPAPAIVALHDHGCMYRWGKEKIIDVGPVHPALEEFRQQAYSGKCYATELARRGYVVICIDAFYFGERRILPAEPIDSATETTEQVQAQNELSRKEDTVAKTIFMAGLTWLGIMIWDDIRTVDYLISRPEVDPMRIGCIGLSLGGFRSAYLSGLDSRIKCAVVVGWMSAYGKMLKRHMVCHTWMLFIPGLYQYLDLPDIVSMLAPNPLLVIHGSRDELFPPEGVEEAFEKISAIYEKLGARDRFRASVYDTPHEFNADMQEEAFAWFDSVMRPAGV; encoded by the coding sequence TTGATTGAGTTAGCGCTGGGAAGCGAGTCTCACATTGGAAACATTTACCCATTTGTTGAAAAGCAAGCTTTAAAGTCAGAATTTTCTTATTCATACCTTAGTGGCGGATTTTCGAATCCCGATGCGTGGAAAAAAGCGGCACGTGAGAAGGTTTTCGAACTTCTTCATTACAGACCTGAGAAATGTGCGCCGAATGCCGAGATTACCGAGAGAACAGATATGGGTGATTATATACGCGAAAAGATATACTTCAACACAACGCCCGACATTAGAGTGCCTGCGTACGTTCTGATACCAAAAAGTAGTCTCCCGGCGCCAGCTATTGTTGCGTTACATGACCACGGTTGCATGTACCGTTGGGGGAAGGAAAAAATTATAGATGTTGGTCCTGTGCATCCAGCTTTGGAGGAATTCCGCCAGCAAGCATACTCGGGAAAATGTTATGCCACGGAGCTTGCCCGTAGAGGGTATGTAGTAATTTGTATAGATGCCTTCTACTTCGGAGAACGAAGAATTTTGCCTGCGGAACCAATTGACTCTGCAACCGAGACCACTGAACAAGTTCAAGCACAAAACGAGCTTTCGCGGAAAGAAGATACTGTGGCGAAGACAATTTTCATGGCGGGACTCACTTGGCTAGGAATTATGATTTGGGATGATATTCGCACTGTTGATTATCTAATTAGTAGACCAGAGGTTGATCCCATGCGGATTGGGTGCATCGGATTATCTCTTGGTGGGTTTAGAAGCGCTTATCTCTCAGGCCTCGACTCAAGGATAAAATGTGCGGTTGTTGTCGGTTGGATGAGCGCTTATGGAAAGATGTTGAAAAGACATATGGTTTGCCACACATGGATGTTGTTTATTCCGGGACTATATCAATACCTCGACTTGCCAGACATAGTTTCAATGCTTGCGCCAAATCCTCTCTTAGTCATTCATGGTAGCAGGGATGAACTTTTCCCACCGGAAGGCGTCGAGGAAGCTTTTGAGAAAATCTCAGCTATCTATGAAAAGCTTGGTGCACGAGACAGATTCCGTGCAAGCGTTTACGATACACCGCATGAGTTTAACGCAGATATGCAAGAAGAGGCATTTGCATGGTTTGATTCTGTTATGCGTCCAGCAGGAGTTTAG